A window of Cryptomeria japonica chromosome 3, Sugi_1.0, whole genome shotgun sequence contains these coding sequences:
- the LOC131029218 gene encoding putative E3 ubiquitin-protein ligase RF298, producing the protein MASSSISMLGSGSGNGSGNDNCNGNGNSSQLSEKEKGSRNKRKFRADPPPPLPLVPCTECNAHANGNANKGFVALGGYKMGYHSGESFNGNSTDVDGNGIPSATHFHSHNYNHNHNQSHNHNHNHNHSHCHNAACYATSEFCNSCKAHQEHLNSCKCSAFLNGGKGVQPDTRETSYGYEECSSGDRLQEERELEELQEADWSGGTESQLEELLLSNLDAIYKSAMKKIVASGYTEDMALKAVLKHGKCYGSKDTLSNIVDNALVYLSNTHDVDGKDLYFEDLQQLEKYILAEMVCVLREVRPFFSSGDAMWCLLICDMNVAHACAMDEDALNNFNKDPMPENAPVASSVQSSPETSSSSVQSTSETTLSSMPSVTNMPAFNKNAIPLHPVPQNSQVANSSMPFVTGVPTFPIQGFSMSGNMVQNACKHDCMSVSNIPEALQSGPVHPCCRMGDSKFSCNLQLGAVLSSDQFQGSSAFTAALGTDYKPGHHASEVSAEDCALSMAQPFQKAERFIYEGNKMKDNLNINSVYQKGTLVSPSGPADKVDQVETSEACLLKMSSIEKGSCLTGTENSGSIYRTIPGPCIKCPGGNEVYKSSQISVDPLQADLLIGKSLKLIEPELSIGASRIDPETVDDASSFVVAGAELSLSLSSSRDKELNDSLSVAEEASDTNYDTLSLDQIFGGNGSQDRKDEMIMKMFHRAREIETQLQEWTEWAQQKVMQAARRLSKEKAELKALRQEREEIARLKKEKQAVEESNMKKLSEMDNALRKAKAQMERGNATVSKLEEENKKLRQEMDAAKLIAIESAVACLEVSKREKKTLKKFQAWERQKAMLQEELTSEKRKLASLQQQLVKAKERQLQIEVRWRQEEKSKEEAIMRATTEKQAKEQIEAATKRKEDALHQKAEMDTQRYRDEVQRLEHEITQLRFTTESSKLAAMQWDSNQTVSSCPSDTNSIQILRQTNTRLLSEIAELQDLSHSEVQRDRECVMCLSEERSVVFLPCAHQVVCTKCNELHGKQGMNDCPSCRTPIQQRVCVHSANS; encoded by the exons ATGGCAAGTTCAAGTATAAGCATGCTTGGTAGTGGTAGTGGTAATGGTAGTGGCAACGATAATTGTAATGGAAATGGAAATAGTTCGCAATTGAGCGAGAAGGAGAAGGGTAGCCGGAACAAGAGGAAGTTCCGTGCTGATCCTCCGCCCCCGTTGCCGCTTGTTCCCTGCACCGAGTGTAATGCCCATGCCAATGGCAATGCCAACAAGGGCTTTGTTGCTCTCGGTGGCTATAAAATGGGTTAccactctggtgaatccttcaatGGGAACAGCACTGATGTTGATGGCAATGGAATTCCATCTGCCACCCACTTTCACAGTCATAactataatcataatcataatcagagtcataatcataatcataatcataatcatagtCATTGTCATAATGCTGCCTGTTATGCCACCAGTGAGTTTTGCAATTCCTGTAAAGCTCACCAAGAGCATCTTAATTCTTGTAAATGCTCTGCATTCTTAAACGGTGGAAAGGGAGTCCAACCAGACACTAGGGAAACAAGCTATGGATATGAAGAATGTTCTAGTGGAGACCGTTTGCAAGAAGAGAGAGAGCTGGAGGAGCTTCAAGAGGCAGATTGGAGTGGTGGTACTGAATCTCAACTCGAGGAATTGCTTTTGAGTAATCTGGATGCTATATATAAGAGTGCAATGAAGAAGATTGTGGCGTCTGGCTATACAGAGGACATGGCTCTCAAAGCGGTTTTGAAACATGGTAAGTGCTATGGTAGTAAAGACACCCTCTCTAATATAGTAGATAATGCTTTAGTATATTTAAGTAATACACATGATGTGGATGGAAAGGACCTTTACTTTGAAGATTTGCAACAATTAGAGAAATACATATTAGCAGAGATGGTGTGTGTGTTGAGAGAGGTTCGGCCTTTTTTCAGCAGTGGTGATGCAATGTGGTGCCTCCTAATTTGTGACATGAATGTGGCTCATGCCTGTGCAATGGATGAGGATGCTTTGAATAATTTTAACAAGGATCCAATGCCAGAAAATGCTCCTGTTGCATCGTCTGTGCAGTCTTCTCCGGAGACAAGCTCATCATCTGTACAGTCCACTTCAGAAACAACTTTATCATCCATGCCTTCTGTTACAAACATGCCTGCTTTCAATAAAAATGCCATTCCACTGCATCCGGTGCCTCAGAACTCTCAGGTTGCAAATTCTTCAATGCCTTTTGTTACTGGGGTGCCTACTTTTCCAATTCAAGGGTTTTCTATGTCAGGCAATATGGTTCAAAATGCTTGCAAGCATGATTGTATGTCAGTATCAAATATTCCAGAAGCTCTGCAATCTGGACCAGTCCATCCTTGTTGCAGAATGGGAGATTCAAAGTTTAGTTGTAATTTGCAGCTTGGGGCAGTTTTATCATCagatcaatttcaaggctcttcaGCTTTCACTGCAGCACTTGGAACTGATTACAAACCAGGACATCATGCTTCTGAGGTGAGTGCTGAGGATTGTGCTTTGAGCATGGCTCAGCCTTTTCAAAAAGCTGAAAGATTTATATATGAAGGCAATAAAATGAAAGACAATCTAAACATCAATTCGGTGTATCAAAAAGGAACTTTGGTTTCTCCTTCTGGGCCAGCTGATAAAGTAGACCAAGTAGAAACAAGTGAAGCATGTTTGTTGAAGATGTCTTCAATTGAAAAAGGATCGTGTTTGACAGGTACTGAAAATTCAGGCTCAATATATAGAACCATACCAGGTCCATGCATCAAATGTCCAGGTGGTAATGAAGTTTACAAGAGTTCTCAAATTTCAGTAGATCCATTACAAGCTGACTTGCTGATAGGGAAGTCTCTTAAGTTAATAGAACCTGAATTGTCAATTGGAGCTTCTAGAATAGATCCCGAGACAGTAGATGATGCATCAAGCTTTGTAGTTGCTGGCGCAGAGCTTTCTTTGTCATTGTCTTCCTCCAGAGACAAAGAACTAAATGATTCTTTGAGTGTTGCTGAAGAGGCATCTGATACAAATTATGATACTTTATCATTGGATCAGATTTTTGGAGGAAATGGATCCCAGGACAGAAAGGATGAGATGATTATGAAAATGTTCCATCGTGCAAGGGAAATTGAAACACAGCTACAAGAATGGACTGAATGGGCCCAACAAAAGGTAATGCAGGCAGCTCGCAGACTCAGTAAAGAGAAAGCTGAATTAAAAGCTCTAAGGCAAGAGAGAGAAGAAATTGCCCGTCTTAAGAAGGAAAAACAGGCAGTTGAAGAAAGTAACATGAAGAAACTCTCTGAAATGGATAATGCATTACGGAAAGCAAAGGCGCAGATGGAGCGTGGTAATGCTACAGTTAGCAAACTGGAAGAAGAGAATAAAAAATTAAGGCAGGAGATGGATGCTGCAAAACTAATAGCCATTGAATCTGCAGTTGCTTGTCTAGAAgtttccaaaagagagaaaaaaacgCTAAAGAAGTTTCAAGCATGGGAGAGACAAAAGGCCATGCTTCAGGAGGAACTCACTAGCGAGAAGCGTAAGCTTGCTAGCTTACAGCAACAGCTAGTAAAAGCTAAAGAACGACAACTTCAAATTGAG GTTAGGTGGAGGCAAGAGGAAAAATCAAAGGAAGAAGCAATTATGCGAGCTACAACTGAAAAACAAGCAAAGGAGCAAATTGAGGCTGCGACTAAAAGAAAGGAGGATGCATTACATCAAAAAGCTGAAATGGACACTCAACGCTACAGAGATGAAGTGCAGCGTCTTGAACATGAAATCACCCAATTAAGATTCACAACCGAGTCTTCAAAACTAGCAGCGATGCAGTGGGATTCAAATCAAACTGTTTCGTCTTGTCCATCAGATACAAATAGTATTCAGATTTTGAGACAGACTAATACTCGACTTCTCTCTGAGATTGCAGAGTTGCAGGATTTGTCTCATAGTGAGGTTCAGCGTGATCGTGAATGTGTTATGTGCTTAAGTGAGGAGAGGTCTGTGGTCTTTTTGCCTTGTGCACACCAAGTAGTTTGCACAAAGTGCAATGAGCTGCATGGAAAACAAGGCATGAATGATTGTCCTTCATGTAGGACACCAATTCAACAACGGGTTTGTGTACATAGTGCAAACTCTTAG